In a single window of the Streptomyces sp. NBC_00285 genome:
- the tsaB gene encoding tRNA (adenosine(37)-N6)-threonylcarbamoyltransferase complex dimerization subunit type 1 TsaB, with amino-acid sequence MLLLALDTATPAVTVALHDGGDVVASFSQVDARRHGELLLPAVDRVLADAGVKLDAVTGIVVGVGPGPYTGLRVGLMTADTFGLALGIPVYGICTLDGLAHAAAPGDGPFVVATDARRKEVYWARYEDSRTRTGEPAVDRPADIAEQVRGLPAVGAGALLYPDTFPDAREPEYVSAASLAALAAERLAAGVELPAPRPLYLRRPDAQVPKNYKVVTPK; translated from the coding sequence GTGCTCTTGCTCGCTCTGGATACCGCCACCCCCGCCGTGACCGTCGCCCTGCATGACGGAGGGGACGTCGTCGCCTCCTTCAGCCAGGTGGACGCGCGCAGGCACGGGGAGCTGTTGTTGCCGGCCGTCGACCGGGTGCTCGCGGACGCGGGGGTGAAGCTGGACGCCGTCACCGGGATCGTCGTCGGGGTCGGACCCGGCCCCTACACCGGGTTGCGCGTCGGGCTCATGACCGCCGACACCTTCGGGCTCGCGCTCGGAATCCCCGTGTACGGGATCTGCACCCTGGACGGACTCGCCCACGCCGCCGCCCCCGGCGACGGACCCTTCGTCGTGGCGACCGACGCGCGGCGCAAGGAGGTCTACTGGGCGCGCTACGAGGACTCCCGCACGCGCACCGGGGAACCCGCGGTCGACCGGCCCGCCGACATCGCCGAGCAGGTCAGGGGGCTGCCCGCGGTCGGCGCCGGGGCGCTGCTCTACCCCGACACCTTCCCGGACGCCCGCGAGCCCGAGTACGTCTCGGCCGCCTCGCTCGCCGCCCTCGCCGCCGAACGGCTCGCCGCCGGGGTGGAGCTGCCCGCGCCCCGGCCGCTGTACCTGCGGCGGCCCGACGCGCAGGTGCCCAAGAACTACAAGGTGGTCACCCCCAAGTGA
- a CDS encoding GNAT family N-acetyltransferase, whose product MTTPVNPVLREMRWWDIDPVLELEKNLFPEDAWSRGMFWSELAHSRGPTATRRYVVAEAGERLVGYAGLALAGTAADGDTGNGSDAGPGAGADVQTIAVARDHWGTGLGSVLLTELLRAATAFECAEVMLECRIDNIRAQKLYERFGFEAIGFRRGYYQPGNVDALVMRLTTASDSGLATGPTSERGTEING is encoded by the coding sequence GTGACCACACCCGTGAATCCCGTGCTGCGTGAGATGCGCTGGTGGGACATCGATCCCGTCCTGGAGCTGGAGAAGAACCTCTTCCCGGAGGACGCCTGGTCCCGGGGCATGTTCTGGTCCGAGCTCGCGCACTCCCGGGGACCCACGGCGACCCGGCGGTACGTCGTGGCCGAGGCCGGCGAACGGCTCGTCGGGTACGCGGGGCTCGCCCTCGCCGGCACCGCGGCCGACGGCGACACCGGCAATGGCTCCGACGCCGGCCCGGGCGCCGGGGCCGACGTGCAGACGATCGCCGTCGCCCGCGACCACTGGGGCACCGGACTGGGCTCGGTGCTGCTGACCGAGCTGCTGCGGGCCGCGACCGCCTTCGAGTGCGCCGAAGTGATGCTGGAGTGCCGGATCGACAACATCCGCGCCCAGAAGCTCTACGAGCGCTTCGGCTTCGAGGCCATCGGGTTCCGGCGCGGCTACTACCAGCCGGGCAACGTGGACGCCCTGGTCATGCGGCTGACCACAGCATCCGACAGCGGCCTGGCCACAGGACCGACATCCGAACGGGGAACCGAGATCAATGGCTGA
- the tsaD gene encoding tRNA (adenosine(37)-N6)-threonylcarbamoyltransferase complex transferase subunit TsaD, with amino-acid sequence MADEPLVLGIETSCDETGVGIVRGTTLLADAIASSVDEHARFGGVVPEVASRAHLEAMVPTIERALKEAGVSARDLDGIAVTAGPGLAGALLVGVSAAKAYAYALGKPLYGVNHLASHICVDQLEHGPLPEPTMALLVSGGHSSLLLSSDITSDVRPMGATIDDAAGEAFDKIARVLNLGFPGGPVIDRYAREGDPSAITFPRGLTGPRDPAYDFSFSGLKTSVARWIEARRAAGEEVPVRDVAASFQEAVVDVLTRKAVRACKDQGVDHLMIGGGVAANSRLRVLAKERCEAAGIRLRVPRPKLCTDNGAMVAALGAEMVARNRPTSSWDLSADSSLPVTDPHVPGHDHVHEVSKENLYS; translated from the coding sequence ATGGCTGACGAACCGCTTGTCCTGGGCATCGAGACCTCCTGTGACGAGACCGGCGTCGGCATCGTCCGGGGGACGACCCTGCTGGCCGACGCCATCGCGTCCAGCGTGGACGAGCACGCCCGGTTCGGCGGAGTGGTGCCGGAGGTGGCCAGCCGGGCGCACCTGGAGGCCATGGTCCCCACGATCGAGCGCGCGCTGAAGGAAGCCGGGGTGAGCGCCAGGGACCTCGACGGCATCGCGGTCACCGCGGGCCCGGGGCTCGCCGGCGCCCTGCTCGTCGGGGTCTCCGCCGCGAAGGCGTACGCCTACGCCCTCGGCAAGCCCCTCTACGGCGTCAACCACCTCGCCTCCCACATCTGCGTCGACCAGCTGGAGCACGGGCCACTGCCCGAGCCGACCATGGCGCTGCTCGTCTCCGGCGGGCACTCGTCCCTGCTGCTGTCCTCGGACATCACCTCCGACGTCCGCCCCATGGGCGCCACCATCGACGACGCGGCCGGTGAGGCCTTCGACAAGATCGCCCGTGTGCTGAACCTCGGCTTCCCGGGCGGTCCGGTCATCGACCGGTACGCGCGCGAGGGCGACCCGTCGGCGATCACGTTCCCGCGCGGTCTGACCGGGCCGCGCGACCCGGCGTACGACTTCTCCTTCTCCGGGCTGAAGACGTCGGTCGCCCGCTGGATCGAGGCCCGGCGGGCCGCGGGGGAGGAGGTGCCGGTGCGTGACGTGGCCGCGTCCTTCCAGGAGGCGGTCGTGGACGTGCTGACCCGCAAGGCCGTGCGGGCCTGCAAGGACCAGGGCGTCGACCACCTGATGATCGGCGGCGGCGTCGCCGCCAACTCCCGGCTGCGGGTCCTCGCCAAGGAGCGCTGCGAGGCCGCCGGGATCCGGCTGCGGGTACCGCGTCCCAAGCTGTGCACCGACAACGGCGCGATGGTCGCCGCGCTGGGTGCGGAGATGGTGGCCCGCAACCGCCCCACCTCCAGCTGGGACCTGTCCGCCGACTCCTCCCTCCCGGTGACCGATCCGCACGTCCCGGGCCACGACCACGTCCACGAGGTCAGCAAGGAGAACCTGTACTCGTGA
- a CDS encoding glycoside hydrolase family 3 N-terminal domain-containing protein, with product MTTAPWRDPALTAAARVDDLLSRMTLEEKTAQLYGVWVGASADGDGVAPLQREMTAGSSAYDWDELITRGLGQLTRPFGTAPVDPALGAQALARAQRRIADAGRFGIPALAHEECLAGFTTWRATAYPVPLAWGASWDADLVEEMAGAIGRDLRAVGVHQGLAPVLDVVRDPRWGRVEETIGEDPYLVGTIGAAYVRGLESAGIVATLKHFAGYASSAGARNLAPVRAGVREFADITLPPFEFALREGGARSVMAAYTDTDGVPASADPGLLTELLREDWGFTGTVVADYFGVGFLQTQHRIAGSEAGAAHAALEAGLDVELPTVRCYGSPLIEAVRAGEVPESLIDRAARRVLLQKCELGLLDEDWNPEPAERIDLDSTQNRALARRLAEESVVLLDNPDGLLPLAPDTRIAVVGPRAADALAMLGCYSFPSHVLTHHPDVPMGIEVPTVLEALRTELPDAKVTFTEGCGVDDPDTGGFEEAVARTAEADVCVAVLGDRAGLFGRGTSGEGCDVTDLQLPGVQGALLDSLVATGVPVVLVLLTGRPYALGRWQGRLGAVVQAFFPGEEGGPAVAGVLSGRVNPSGRLPVSVPQVPGGQPWTYLQPPLGLAGEVSNLDPTPLYAFGHGRSYTEFAWEDFEGSAPGITTDGSYDLALTVRNTGDRAGAEVVQLYLHDPVASVTRPDVRLIGYRRLELDPGESRRVTFRFHAELSAFTDRKGRRIVEPGDLELRLATSSADTRHTARLLLTGPVRELGPTRRLRCETEVS from the coding sequence ATGACCACCGCGCCCTGGCGTGACCCCGCCCTGACCGCCGCCGCCCGCGTCGACGACCTTCTCTCCCGGATGACCCTTGAGGAGAAGACCGCCCAGCTCTACGGCGTGTGGGTGGGCGCCAGCGCGGACGGGGACGGAGTCGCCCCTCTGCAACGTGAGATGACCGCCGGCTCCTCCGCGTACGACTGGGACGAGCTGATCACCCGGGGCCTGGGCCAGCTCACCCGCCCCTTCGGCACCGCCCCCGTGGACCCGGCGCTGGGCGCGCAGGCACTGGCCCGCGCCCAGCGCCGTATCGCCGACGCCGGCCGCTTCGGCATTCCCGCGCTCGCGCACGAGGAGTGCCTGGCCGGCTTCACCACCTGGCGGGCCACCGCCTATCCGGTCCCGCTCGCCTGGGGCGCGAGCTGGGACGCCGATCTGGTCGAGGAGATGGCCGGCGCCATCGGCCGCGACCTGCGTGCGGTCGGGGTCCACCAGGGTCTGGCCCCCGTTCTGGACGTCGTCCGCGACCCGCGCTGGGGGCGGGTCGAGGAGACGATCGGCGAGGACCCGTACCTGGTGGGCACGATCGGCGCCGCGTATGTCCGGGGCCTGGAGTCGGCGGGGATCGTCGCCACGCTCAAGCACTTCGCCGGGTACGCCTCCTCGGCCGGCGCCCGCAACCTCGCGCCCGTGCGCGCGGGCGTCCGGGAGTTCGCCGACATCACCCTCCCGCCCTTCGAGTTCGCCCTGCGCGAGGGCGGGGCCCGCTCGGTGATGGCCGCGTACACCGACACGGACGGCGTCCCGGCCTCCGCCGACCCCGGCCTGCTGACGGAACTCCTGCGCGAGGACTGGGGGTTCACCGGCACGGTCGTCGCCGACTACTTCGGCGTGGGCTTCCTGCAGACCCAGCACCGGATCGCCGGCTCCGAGGCGGGCGCTGCCCACGCGGCGCTGGAGGCGGGCCTGGACGTCGAACTGCCGACGGTGCGGTGCTACGGCAGTCCGCTCATCGAGGCGGTCCGGGCAGGGGAGGTCCCCGAGTCCCTGATCGACCGGGCGGCCCGCCGGGTCCTGCTCCAGAAGTGCGAACTGGGCCTCCTCGACGAGGACTGGAACCCCGAGCCCGCCGAGCGGATCGACCTCGACTCGACGCAGAACCGCGCCCTGGCCCGCCGTCTCGCCGAGGAGTCGGTGGTCCTCCTCGACAACCCGGACGGGCTGCTCCCGCTGGCCCCCGACACCCGGATCGCGGTCGTCGGGCCCCGCGCCGCCGACGCCCTCGCCATGCTCGGCTGCTACTCCTTCCCCTCCCACGTCCTGACCCACCACCCCGACGTGCCGATGGGCATCGAGGTCCCCACGGTCCTTGAGGCCCTGCGCACCGAACTCCCCGACGCCAAGGTGACGTTCACCGAGGGCTGCGGGGTCGACGACCCGGACACCGGGGGCTTCGAGGAGGCGGTGGCCCGGACGGCCGAGGCGGACGTCTGCGTGGCGGTGCTCGGTGACCGGGCGGGCCTGTTCGGGCGGGGCACGTCGGGCGAGGGCTGCGATGTGACGGACCTTCAACTGCCGGGCGTACAGGGTGCGTTGCTGGACTCCCTGGTCGCCACCGGCGTCCCGGTCGTGCTGGTCCTGCTGACCGGCCGCCCCTACGCGCTCGGCCGCTGGCAGGGCCGGCTCGGCGCGGTCGTACAGGCCTTCTTCCCCGGCGAGGAGGGCGGGCCGGCGGTCGCGGGAGTGCTGTCGGGCCGGGTGAACCCCTCGGGCCGCCTGCCGGTGAGCGTCCCGCAGGTGCCCGGGGGCCAGCCCTGGACCTACCTCCAGCCACCGCTCGGCCTCGCGGGCGAGGTCAGCAACCTCGACCCGACCCCGCTGTACGCCTTCGGACACGGGCGCTCGTACACGGAGTTCGCCTGGGAGGACTTCGAGGGGTCGGCGCCGGGGATCACCACCGACGGCTCCTACGACCTCGCCCTCACCGTCCGCAACACGGGGGACCGCGCGGGCGCCGAGGTCGTCCAGCTGTATCTGCACGACCCGGTGGCCTCGGTGACCCGGCCGGACGTCCGCCTGATCGGCTACCGGCGGCTGGAGCTGGACCCGGGCGAGTCCCGACGCGTCACCTTCCGCTTCCACGCCGAACTGTCGGCGTTCACCGACCGCAAGGGCCGCCGGATCGTGGAACCGGGCGACCTCGAACTACGGCTGGCGACGTCGAGCGCGGACACCCGGCACACGGCCCGACTGCTTCTCACGGGCCCAGTACGGGAGTTGGGCCCGACCCGCCGACTGCGCTGCGAGACAGAGGTGTCGTAG
- a CDS encoding LacI family DNA-binding transcriptional regulator, translating into MTPPEPAETRTTSPAAGRSGQTATLAEIAREAGVSAPTVSKVLNGRADVAPATRSRVEDLLRAHGYRRRRAEASRSPLIDLVFHELESAWAMEVIRGVENVARDAGLSVVLSESAGRLTPGRTWADQVAARRPHGVILVLSGLDESQRALLGSRSIPFVVMDPAGDPGADVPSIGATNWQGGLAATRHLVELGHVRIGAITGPSRMMCSRARVDGYRAALETAGLPVDPALIMAGDFHHETGYRQGLELLRRPDRPTAVFAGNDLQALGLYEAARELGLRIPEDLSVVGFDDLPLAPWVGPPLTTVRQPLTEMAEAAAKLVLDLGRDDGNQTATRVELATSLVVRSSTGAPPAV; encoded by the coding sequence ATGACACCCCCGGAGCCCGCTGAAACCCGGACGACTTCACCTGCGGCAGGACGGTCGGGTCAGACCGCGACCCTTGCCGAGATCGCCCGTGAGGCGGGCGTATCGGCGCCGACAGTTTCGAAGGTTCTCAACGGCAGAGCCGATGTCGCGCCCGCGACCCGCAGCCGCGTCGAGGACCTGCTGCGCGCCCACGGCTACCGGCGCCGGCGCGCCGAGGCGAGCCGTTCGCCCCTGATCGACCTGGTCTTCCACGAGCTGGAGAGCGCGTGGGCGATGGAGGTCATCCGGGGCGTGGAGAACGTGGCGCGCGACGCGGGACTGAGTGTCGTGCTGAGCGAGAGCGCGGGCCGGCTCACCCCCGGGCGCACCTGGGCCGACCAGGTCGCCGCCCGCCGCCCCCACGGCGTGATCCTCGTGCTGTCCGGGCTCGACGAGTCCCAGCGCGCGCTCCTCGGCAGCCGGTCGATCCCGTTCGTGGTGATGGACCCGGCGGGCGATCCGGGCGCCGACGTGCCCTCGATCGGCGCCACCAACTGGCAGGGCGGCCTCGCCGCCACCCGGCACCTCGTCGAGCTGGGGCACGTCAGGATCGGTGCGATCACCGGGCCGTCCCGGATGATGTGCAGCCGCGCCCGCGTCGACGGCTACCGGGCCGCCCTGGAGACCGCCGGGCTGCCCGTCGACCCCGCGCTGATCATGGCCGGCGACTTCCACCACGAGACCGGCTACCGCCAGGGCCTGGAACTCCTGCGCCGCCCGGACCGGCCCACCGCGGTCTTCGCCGGCAACGACCTCCAGGCCCTCGGCCTGTACGAGGCCGCGCGCGAACTGGGGCTGCGCATCCCGGAGGACCTGAGCGTGGTCGGGTTCGACGACCTTCCGTTGGCCCCCTGGGTCGGCCCGCCGCTGACGACCGTACGACAGCCCCTGACCGAGATGGCCGAGGCCGCGGCCAAGCTGGTGCTCGACCTGGGCCGCGACGACGGAAACCAGACGGCGACCCGGGTGGAGCTGGCCACCAGCCTGGTGGTGCGCAGCAGTACGGGGGCTCCTCCGGCGGTTTGA
- a CDS encoding endo-1,4-beta-xylanase — protein MRSLRSGLPLAALVTCLVTLLTAPPAHAADPPLRDLAAAKGKVIGTAVTGSKLTGTYGDIAGAQFNSLTPGNAMKWGSVEPTRGSFNWAEADQIVNFAEAHGQQVRGHTLVWHSQNPSWLTNGTWTASQLSQLMNDHIALEVGRYKGRLAAWDVVNEAFNEDGTYRPTLWYNGLGSGYIAQALTAARAADPAAKLYINDYNVEGVNAKSTALYNLVKSLKAQGVPIDGVGLQAHLIVGQVPSTLQQNIQRFADLGVDVAVTELDIRMTLPSDSTKLAQQAADYKAVMNACVAVTRCAGVTVWGFTDSDSWIPSTFPGQGAATPYDENYAPKPAYHAIAEALGGSGGGGGPSTDGCTAAYAVTSQWNTGFTGQVTISCSGGTLSSWRAAWTFGAGQQVTQAWNATCTQSGAAVSCSNASYNGTVPDGGSVTFGFNGSWSGSNPLPAVELG, from the coding sequence ATGAGATCTCTGAGATCCGGCTTACCCCTCGCGGCACTCGTCACCTGCCTCGTCACCCTGCTCACGGCGCCCCCGGCGCACGCGGCCGACCCCCCTCTGCGCGACCTCGCCGCGGCCAAGGGCAAGGTCATCGGTACGGCAGTCACCGGGTCCAAGCTCACCGGCACCTACGGCGACATCGCCGGGGCGCAGTTCAACTCGCTGACCCCCGGCAACGCCATGAAGTGGGGCTCGGTCGAGCCGACCCGGGGCAGCTTCAACTGGGCCGAGGCCGACCAGATCGTGAACTTCGCCGAGGCCCACGGCCAGCAGGTGCGCGGCCACACCCTGGTCTGGCACAGCCAGAACCCCAGCTGGCTGACGAACGGCACCTGGACCGCATCCCAGCTGAGCCAGCTCATGAACGACCACATCGCGCTGGAAGTGGGCCGGTACAAGGGCCGGCTCGCCGCCTGGGACGTGGTCAACGAAGCCTTCAACGAGGACGGCACCTACCGTCCGACCCTCTGGTACAACGGCCTCGGCTCCGGCTACATCGCGCAGGCCCTCACCGCCGCCCGCGCCGCCGACCCGGCCGCCAAGCTGTACATCAACGACTACAACGTCGAGGGCGTCAACGCGAAGAGCACGGCTCTCTACAACCTCGTCAAGTCGCTGAAGGCGCAGGGGGTTCCGATCGACGGGGTCGGCCTCCAGGCCCACCTGATCGTCGGTCAGGTGCCCTCGACGCTCCAGCAGAACATCCAGCGCTTCGCCGACCTCGGCGTCGACGTGGCGGTCACGGAGCTGGACATCCGGATGACGCTGCCCTCCGACAGCACGAAACTGGCCCAGCAGGCCGCCGACTACAAGGCCGTCATGAACGCCTGCGTGGCGGTCACGCGCTGCGCCGGAGTCACCGTATGGGGCTTCACCGACTCCGACTCGTGGATCCCGAGCACCTTCCCGGGACAGGGCGCGGCGACCCCGTACGACGAGAACTACGCGCCGAAACCGGCGTACCACGCGATCGCGGAGGCGCTCGGCGGCAGCGGCGGCGGAGGTGGTCCCTCGACGGACGGCTGCACCGCCGCCTACGCCGTGACCAGCCAGTGGAACACCGGGTTCACGGGACAGGTGACGATCTCCTGCTCCGGCGGCACGCTCTCGTCCTGGAGGGCCGCCTGGACGTTCGGCGCGGGGCAGCAGGTCACCCAGGCCTGGAACGCGACCTGCACCCAGTCCGGCGCGGCGGTCAGCTGCTCGAACGCCTCCTACAACGGGACGGTTCCGGACGGCGGCTCGGTGACGTTCGGATTCAACGGCTCATGGAGTGGGAGCAACCCGCTACCCGCCGTTGAGCTGGGGTGA
- a CDS encoding LCP family protein: protein MLKAAGLGLAGLLVLGIGTAGWVYWHLNANIKSVDINSALGDDRPAKAVTTPTPSGTASATPLPTEAVNILVLGSDSRSGKENQALGGGSSTGARSDTAMVVHIDAGRTEATVVSIPRDTLVTRPSCPLSSGGSTAVAYGAMFNSAYSVGGPVCAVKTVESITDVRMDHYIEIDFSGFAKLVNALGGVTVTTDENIDDDDSHLHLKAGTHHLDGKQALALARTRHGIGDGSDLGRIGLQQKLVKALLEQISSTNLLTSPAKLYSVADAITGSLTTDTGLDSLTELMSLGESLKGLSSDQVKTVTMPVVTAPSNPNRVVAKEPAASELWESLR from the coding sequence TTGCTGAAGGCCGCCGGCCTCGGTCTGGCGGGCCTCCTGGTGCTCGGCATCGGGACGGCCGGCTGGGTCTACTGGCATCTGAACGCCAACATCAAGAGCGTCGACATCAACAGCGCGCTCGGCGACGACCGCCCCGCGAAGGCGGTCACCACGCCCACCCCGTCCGGTACCGCCTCCGCCACCCCGCTGCCCACCGAAGCCGTGAACATCCTGGTCCTCGGCTCGGACTCGCGCAGCGGCAAGGAGAACCAGGCGCTCGGCGGCGGCAGCAGCACCGGCGCCCGCTCGGACACCGCGATGGTCGTCCACATCGACGCCGGCCGCACCGAGGCCACGGTCGTCAGCATCCCGCGCGACACCCTCGTCACCCGCCCGTCCTGCCCCCTGTCGAGCGGTGGCTCCACGGCGGTGGCATACGGCGCGATGTTCAACAGCGCCTACTCGGTGGGCGGTCCGGTGTGCGCGGTCAAGACCGTCGAGTCGATCACGGACGTCCGCATGGACCACTACATCGAGATCGACTTCTCGGGCTTCGCGAAGCTGGTCAACGCCCTCGGCGGGGTCACCGTGACCACGGACGAGAACATCGACGACGACGACAGCCACCTGCATCTGAAGGCGGGCACCCACCACCTCGACGGCAAGCAGGCCCTCGCGCTCGCCCGCACCCGGCACGGCATAGGCGACGGCAGCGACCTGGGCCGCATCGGCCTCCAGCAGAAGCTGGTGAAGGCCCTGCTGGAGCAGATCTCGTCGACGAACCTCCTGACCAGCCCGGCCAAGCTGTACTCCGTCGCCGACGCGATCACCGGCAGTCTCACCACCGACACCGGCCTCGACTCCCTGACCGAGTTGATGAGCCTCGGCGAGAGCCTGAAGGGCCTGTCGAGCGACCAGGTGAAGACGGTGACCATGCCGGTCGTGACCGCGCCCTCGAACCCCAACCGGGTGGTGGCGAAGGAGCCTGCGGCGAGTGAGTTGTGGGAGTCGCTCCGCTGA
- a CDS encoding FG-GAP-like repeat-containing protein produces the protein MSISRSYKILSVPLVAGALALGGLPVLTAGAATVAPRTLHDDFNGDGYRDLAVAAPIATVGGKQGAGYVTVMYGGPHGLTKDHRTTISRSTGGIPGGPATGENFGIQLSTGDLDGDGRTDLIIGQASPTRDAVVVWGGKSGLSGGVSVPAAATQAGDFDGDGKQDLVLFRGGRSHVDDPIGTKATVWRGPISRTGKPAGTKAFGATDLTYDDVLYSAAGDVNSDGRDDLALTDYIGEGASTSRFYLANASGDAFTRYEAPEGDGQVAFGDVNRDGYADVVRGATNYSTVTVALGSASGLKPKSTWKSYSQNTEGVPGGKETEDQFGAAVAAGDINGDGYADVAVGVPGEELGYDDGAGMVNVLYGSRSGLTGKGAQGFTQDTKGVPGAVEASDNFGGSVSLLDINGNGYADLAASAPRENMSEGENTGEGAVWSLRGRPAGIVTDAAFTFGPRTVGAPYAKAWFGGVLS, from the coding sequence ATGTCCATTTCGCGTTCGTACAAAATCCTGTCCGTGCCGCTCGTCGCCGGTGCGCTGGCGCTCGGCGGGCTCCCCGTCCTGACGGCCGGCGCCGCGACGGTCGCCCCGAGGACCCTCCACGACGACTTCAACGGCGACGGCTACAGGGACCTCGCCGTCGCCGCCCCGATCGCCACGGTCGGCGGCAAGCAGGGGGCGGGCTACGTCACCGTCATGTACGGCGGCCCGCACGGCCTGACCAAGGACCACCGCACGACCATCAGCCGCTCCACCGGCGGCATCCCGGGCGGCCCCGCCACGGGCGAGAACTTCGGCATCCAGCTGTCCACGGGGGACCTGGACGGCGACGGGCGCACCGACCTGATCATCGGGCAGGCCTCCCCGACCCGGGACGCGGTCGTCGTCTGGGGCGGCAAGAGCGGTCTGTCCGGCGGGGTGTCCGTCCCCGCGGCGGCCACCCAGGCAGGCGACTTCGACGGCGACGGCAAGCAGGACCTGGTCCTGTTCCGCGGGGGCCGCTCGCACGTCGACGACCCGATCGGCACCAAGGCCACCGTCTGGCGGGGCCCGATATCCCGGACCGGCAAGCCGGCCGGCACCAAGGCCTTCGGCGCGACCGACCTCACGTACGACGACGTGCTGTACTCCGCCGCCGGAGACGTCAACAGCGACGGCCGCGACGACCTCGCCCTGACCGACTACATCGGCGAGGGCGCCTCCACCTCCCGCTTCTACCTGGCCAACGCCTCCGGAGACGCCTTCACCCGTTACGAGGCCCCCGAGGGCGACGGACAGGTGGCCTTCGGCGACGTCAACCGCGACGGCTACGCCGACGTCGTCCGGGGCGCCACGAACTACTCCACGGTCACCGTGGCCCTCGGCTCGGCCTCCGGTCTGAAGCCGAAGTCCACGTGGAAGTCGTACAGCCAGAACACCGAAGGGGTCCCCGGTGGCAAGGAGACCGAGGACCAGTTCGGCGCCGCGGTGGCCGCCGGTGACATCAACGGCGACGGCTACGCCGACGTGGCCGTGGGCGTGCCCGGTGAGGAACTCGGCTACGACGACGGGGCGGGCATGGTCAACGTCCTGTACGGCAGCCGCTCCGGCCTGACCGGCAAGGGCGCCCAGGGCTTCACCCAGGACACCAAGGGAGTCCCCGGAGCCGTGGAGGCGAGCGACAACTTCGGCGGCTCGGTCAGCCTCCTCGACATCAACGGCAACGGCTACGCGGACCTCGCGGCGTCGGCGCCCCGCGAGAACATGAGTGAGGGCGAGAACACCGGTGAAGGCGCGGTCTGGTCGCTGCGGGGGCGTCCGGCGGGCATCGTGACGGACGCGGCGTTCACCTTCGGCCCCCGGACGGTCGGGGCGCCGTACGCGAAGGCGTGGTTCGGCGGCGTCCTGTCGTAG
- a CDS encoding YciI family protein, whose amino-acid sequence MPRYLSMIQIDEKTAPAEGPSDALMQRMGELIEEMTKAGVLLDTAGLTPTAQGTRVRWEKGQLSVTDGPFTEAKEVVGGYAIVQAKDMAEAIEWTKRFLKVHEEHWTVTCEVREIMEG is encoded by the coding sequence ATGCCGCGTTATCTGTCGATGATCCAGATCGACGAGAAGACCGCCCCCGCCGAGGGCCCCAGCGACGCGCTGATGCAGCGCATGGGCGAGCTGATCGAGGAGATGACCAAGGCCGGGGTGCTGCTGGACACCGCCGGGCTCACGCCGACCGCCCAGGGGACCCGGGTGCGGTGGGAGAAGGGGCAGCTGTCGGTGACCGACGGGCCCTTCACCGAGGCGAAGGAGGTCGTCGGGGGGTACGCGATCGTCCAGGCCAAGGACATGGCCGAGGCGATCGAGTGGACCAAGCGCTTCCTGAAGGTGCACGAGGAGCACTGGACGGTCACCTGCGAGGTGCGGGAGATCATGGAGGGCTGA